A portion of the Vicia villosa cultivar HV-30 ecotype Madison, WI unplaced genomic scaffold, Vvil1.0 ctg.003781F_1_1, whole genome shotgun sequence genome contains these proteins:
- the LOC131641499 gene encoding aspartic proteinase 36-like, which yields MRMAVVFVMLLVMLTAATVISGSPVTLTLERAFPTNHGVEMNQLRARDLLRHRRILQSSNGVVDFDVHGTFDPFQVGLYFTKVQLGTPPVEFYVQIDTGSDVLWVSCSSCTGCPQTSGLQIELNFFDTGRSSTSSLISCSDRRCNSGIQSSDATCSSQNNQCSYTFQYGDGSGTSGYYVSDTMHLDTIFEGSVATNSSAPVVFGCSNQQSGDLTKSDRAVDGIFGFGQQEMSVISQLSSQGIAPRVFSHCLRGDSTGGGVLVLGEIVEPNIVYTPLVPSQPHYNLNLQSISVNGQALQIDASVFATSSNNRGTIVDSGTTLAYLAEEAYDPFVNAITATIPQSVRTVVSRGNQCFLITSSVADIFPQVSLNFAGGASMVLRPQDYLIQQSSVSSAAVWCIGFQKIQGQGVTILGDLVLKDKIIVYDLAGQRIGWANYDCSLSVNVSAATGTGRSEYVNAGEISGSTSLHDIHKHPKTVFLSLFLALICCFVFL from the exons ATGCGAATGGCTGTCGTTTTTGTAATGTTGCTGGTGATGCTAACGGCGGCGACGGTTATTTCTGGATCGCCGGTGACTCTCACGTTGGAAAGAGCGTTTCCTACGAATCATGGAGTGGAGATGAATCAGCTCAGAGCGAGAGATTTGTTGAGACATCGGAGAATTTTGCAGTCTTCGAACGGTGTCGTTGATTTTGATGTTCATGGTACCTTCGATCCATTCCAAGTCGG GCTATATTTTACAAAGGTGCAGTTAGGTACTCCTCCAGTAGAATTTTATGTGCAAATTGACACTGGAAGTGATGTTCTTTGGGTCAGTTGCAGCTCCTGCACTGGTTGTCCACAGACAAGTGGGCTACAG ATTGAACTCAATTTTTTCGACACGGGGCGTTCATCGACGTCGTCATTAATCTCTTGTTCTGACCGAAGGTGCAACAGTGGAATACAGTCATCAGATGCAACCTGTTCCAGTCAAAACAACCAGTGTTCTTACACTTTCCAGTATGGAGATGGTAGTGGAACATCAGGCTATTATGTATCAGATACGATGCATTTGGATACTATTTTCGAGGGATCTGTAGCTACAAATTCTTCAGCTCCTGTAGTTTTTGG TTGTAGTAACCAGCAGAGTGGAGACTTGACAAAGTCCGACAGAGCAGTTGACGGTATATTTGGATTCGGGCAACAGGAAATGTCTGTGATCTCCCAGCTCTCCTCACAAGGGATTGCTCCTAGAGTATTCTCACACTGTCTTAGAGGAGATAGCACTGGTGGAGGAGTTTTGGTTCTTGGTGAGATTGTGGAGCCAAACATTGTTTATACTCCACTTGTTCCATCGCA GCCCCACTACAACTTAAATCTACAGAGCATCTCTGTCAACGGCCAGGCGTTGCAAATCGATGCATCAGTTTTCGCTACATCAAGCAATAACAGAGGTACCATTGTTGATTCTGGAACAACTCTGGCATACCTTGCAGAAGAGGCTTATGATCCATTTGTCAATGCG ATTACAGCTACAATACCACAATCTGTACGCACTGTTGTTTCTAGGGGAAATCAGTGTTTCTTAATTACTAGCAG TGTCGCTGATATTTTTCCTCAAGTAAGTCTGAACTTTGCCGGTGGTGCATCAATGGTATTGAGACCACAGGACTACCTTATACAACAAAGTTCTGTT AGTAGTGCAGCAGTGTGGTGCATTGGCTTTCAGAAAATCCAGGGTCAAGGGGTGACAATTCTAGGAG ATCTCGTATTAAAAGACAAAATTATTGTTTATGATCTGGCCGGTCAACGTATTGGATGGGCTAACTATGACT GTTCTTTGTCGGTTAACGTCTCAGCAGCAACTGGCACTGGCAGAAGTGAATATGTGAATGCTGGAGAGATAAGTGGGAGCACTTCTTTACATGATATACATAAGCATCCAAAGACAGTATTCTTGTCTCTCTTTTTAGCATTGATTTGCTGCTTTGTGTTTTTATAG
- the LOC131641500 gene encoding uncharacterized protein LOC131641500 produces the protein MQALKQSIRRRSHLRVSISPSIPTTQPDDFHHSLPSHHLARLTPKRFLDWPQFSNKEAIAKERARINDEMKRGYVADLAEIKQHGGKVSVANKVIIPAMSAVKFPDIRVSFPDGKTMKLPIRISDNAVDSDKSSVPKASLVCLSFRGYSEKMIDSWSVPFAKTFSNSKDIHLYKVSFIDSWFLCLPPIKHFLLWTIKKPNQNENKDTLEGKMVYSFGDHYYFRKELNLENLLTGYVFLLDNFGRIRWQGFGMATEDEVSSLLSCTSLLLDS, from the exons ATGCAAGCTTTGAAGCAATCCATACGACGCCGTTCCCATCTCAGAGTTTCAATTTCGCCTTCCATACCCACCACGCAACCCGATGATTTCCATCATTCACTCCCTTCTCATCATTTGGCTCGCCTCACCCCCAAACGCTTCCTCGATTGGCCCCAG TTTAGCAATAAGGAAGCAATTGCGAAGGAGCGAGCTCGAAT AAATGATGAAATGAAGAGGGGTTATGTTGCTGATTTGGCCGAGATCAAGCAACATGGCGGTAAG GTTTCTGTAGCTAATAAAGTGATTATACCGGCAATGAGTGCTGTGAAATTTCCTGATATCAGAGTCAGCTTCCCAGATGGTAAAACAATGAAGCTTCCCATTCGTATTTCTGATAATGCAGTTGATTCCGACAAATCATCTGTCCCAAAGGCATCTTTGGTTTGTCTTTCATTCCGAGGATATTCCGAG AAAATGATCGATTCTTGGAGCGTGCCTTTTGCTAAAACATTTAGTAACTCAAAAGATATTCATTTATACAAG GTATCATTTATAGATTCATGGTTTCTATGTCTACCTCCTATAAAACATTTCCTTCTGTGGACAATCAAGAAACCTAATCAAAACGAAAACAAGGATACACTTGAAGGGAAAATGGTGTATTCATTTGGCGACCACTATTATTTCAGAAAAGAACTAAACTTAGAGAATCTCCTCACTGG GTACGTCTTCCTACTAGATAACTTTGGTAGGATAAGATGGCAGGGCTTTGGGATGGCAACAGAAGATGAagtttcttcccttctttcttGCACATCACTTCTTCTAGATTCGTAA
- the LOC131641488 gene encoding phosphatidylinositol N-acetylglucosaminyltransferase subunit P-like, translating into MESPQSVNSPRRTLSLSRQRRATVSFLDSDNNNNSASGLSADHGPKPSEVYGFVGSITTVVATVIFLVWAYVPESWLHFIGISYYPSRYWALAVPTYVMVTIVLMLAFYIGLNFMSTPSPASINTVYDEFSRDPLSHDFSEEGDEKPIDPISDIGIDRINDAMFSNSA; encoded by the exons ATGGAGAGTCCTCAGTCTGTGAACAGTCCAAGAAGAACGCTGAGTCTATCAAGACAACGGAGGGCAACTGTGTCATTTCTCGATTCCGATAACAATAACAATTCCGCATCTGGTTTATCAGCTGATCATGGCCCTAAGCCTTCTGAAGTTTACGGTTTCGTCGGATCTATAACCACCGTTGTTGCTACAG TTATTTTCTTGGTATGGGCATATGTTCCAGAATCATGGCTACATTTTATTGGCATATCCTATTATCCTAGCAG ATACTGGGCTTTGGCGGTACCAACATATGTGATGGTGACCATTGTATTAATGTTGGCATTCTACATTGGCCTTAACTTCATGTCAACACCTTCTCCTGCATCCATAAATACAGTTTATG ATGAATTCAGCAGGGACCCTTTGAGTCATGATTTTTCAGAAGAGGGGGATGAGAAGCCCATTGATCCCATATCTGATATTGGTATCGACAGAATCAATGATGCTATGTTCAGTAATTCAGCCTAA
- the LOC131641493 gene encoding uncharacterized protein LOC131641493: MSQNSVSFDSYRSHRMKQECHCGLDAPLMTAWTDTNPGRRFFGCGMYKVQGFKKCSNFVWLDEEMNPRAKEVISSLMQKLNEEKQRVKDSVAKEEELKMKMKLIKKQLNFNWVMTIVVLVQFMYKFKDV, encoded by the exons ATGTCTCAAAACTCTGTGTCATTCGATAGCTACAGAAGTCACAGAATGAAACAGGAATGTCATTGCGGTCTCGATGCTCCATTGATGACGGCCTGGACTGATACAAACCCAGGACGTCGCTTTTTCGGTTGTGGGATGTACAAGGTTCAAGGTTTCAAGAAGTGCAGTAACTTTGTTTGGCTTGATGAGGAAATGAACCCTAGGGCAAAAGAAGTAATTTCTAGCTTAATGCAAAAGTTGAATGAAGAAAAGCAGAGGGTTAAGGATTCAgtcgcaaaagaagaagaattgaagatgaagatgaaactgATAAAGAAACAGTTGAATTTTAATTGGGTCATGACCATTGTTGTGCTG GTTCAATTTATGTATAAGTTTAAGGATGTTTAG